agaatagggccCCAGAGAGGAGGCTTGAGAGACACACAGGCTGGTGGGGGCACAACAGTTTGGGGGCTTCGGGAGCGAGAGGCCAATGGTGGGGCTCACCAAGGCGGCCGtagcccaccacccccaccctcctggGCTGCCCTTGGGGCGCCATGGCAGGTCCAGGCCGCTGGTCCCGGCTGCTATCTGGACGCCTGGACGCCTGGCCGCAGGCGCGGCCTTTGGACATTTGACCCTTGAGCTCGGGGCCTCCCCCCTCACTGCAGGGCCtgtggtgggtggggagcagcCTGCTGAGCTGAGCAAGGGGCTGAGATCCTGGGGGAGGGGCTCAGTGGCGATTTGGATTTGGGGTGCCCAGGCCTTTCCTGCCAGTGTGGAAAATTCCCTCCGTGGTCCTCACccgccccccctgcaggttgccATGGAAACCTCATCTGGGGGACTGGGAGCCCTTGACAGGACTCTGGGCTCTCCACCCCTTgtactcccccctccttccccctacACGCCAGCCCGCAACATCCCCGCCTATTGCTGGGGCGGCCCCAGCATCAGGGGTCCCCCAAATGCATGGCGAGCACCACAAACAGCCGACACCAAGTGCCGCCGCATTGCTATGGCGACCAGGACAGGATGGGAAGGTGACAAGGCAGCCTGAGGCCCAAGACCCCACAAGCGGGAGACACGGGACCACCATCTCAGACCCCGAGGTCACCACAGGCCTTGTGGGAACACACATGAGGGGGGAGTGTCTCTTCCTGGTGAGCTGTGCCCACAGGTTAGGTATACCCCAGGAGAGCTGAAGCCCCAGGTAAACAGAAAACCCAGGTGACCTGGAGCCCCAGGTGAGCTGTACCCCAGTGAGCTGTACCCCAGGTGAGCTGTACCCCAGTGAGCTGTACCCAGGTGAGCTGTACCCCAGTGAGCTGTACCCCAGGTGAGCTGTACCCCCAGGAGACCTGTAACCCTGGTGATAGACGCAGGTGCTCTGTACCCCAGGTGAGCTGTACCCAGGTGAGCTGTACCCCAGTGAGCTGTACCCCAGTGAGCTGTACCCCAGGTGAGCTGTACCCCCAGGAGACCTGTAACCCTGGTGATAGACCCAGGTGCTCTGTACCCCCAGGTGAGCTGTACCCCAGGAGAGCTGTACCAAAGGTGAGCTGTACTCAGGTGATCTGTACCCCAGGTGAGCTGTACCCCAAGGTGATCTGTACCCCAGGTGCTCTGTACCCCAGGTGAGCTGTACCCAGGTGAGCTGTACCCCAGGTGAGCTGTACCCCAGGTGAACTGTACCCCCAGGTGAGCTGTACCCCAGATGATCTGTACCCCAGGTGAGTCATAGCCCCAGGTGAGCTGTACCCCAAGTGAGCTGTACCCCAGGTGAGTCATAGCCCCAGGTGAGCTGTACCCCAGGTGAGTGATAGCCCCAGGTGAGCTGTACCCCAGGTGAGCTGTACCCCAGGTGAGTCATAGCCCCAGGTGAGCTGTACCCCAAGTGAGCTGTACCCCAGGTGAGTCATAGGCCCAGGTGAGCTGTACCCCAGGTGAGTGATAGCCCCAGGTGAGCTGTAACCCAGGTAAGCTGTAAGCCCCCCCCACAAGTGGCCCCTGTTTCCGTGGGTTGGGGGCTGCcagcccttcctctccccctgcgGGCTCCACATTGGGGGGCGACCTCCGCTGGCTTGCTTGGGGCTAGGACCACCAGAGCCCCCACCCCTCCGGATGGCCCGGGTCCCGGAGAGTGCACCCCCTTGCCGGCTCCCGTCCCCACActcggtctttctctctctcttccaggctGTCATCACACCCTCCCCcacaatatgtattttttttttttttactttttccatatttttttttaaagtaattacaGAGCAGGTAGTCGTTGACGCAAACCTCCCTTCAGTATCAAAAGAGTCTGTGGGGCAGGtgggccttgggggggggggctcagcgcAGGGCGGGGAGGGGGCGGGCGGGCGTGTCTGTCTCTTCAGTTCTGAGAAccggggatgtgtgtgtgtgtgtgtgtgtgtgtgtgtgtgtgtgtgtgtgtgtgtgtggaggggggtcgGGCGTCAAACTGCAAAAAAATGAGCCGTAAAAgggggcctggggaggggggcGGCCGGCCCCAGAGCCGCGGTCAGATCTGCGTCTCCTGCACGTTCTCCTTGGAGCCGCTCTTGAAGAGCAGAGGTTCGTGGATGGAGTTGAGGCCGGGGCCCTTGGCGCCGCAGCCCGCGCCGGCGTAGTGAGCCTTGAAGGCGGCCGCCACGTAGTGGTGGTGGTTGAGGTGGTCGCGCTCCAGCGCCGGCAGCGCCAGGTGGCTGTCGCCCCCCACGCTGCTtccggaggcggcggcggcggcggcggcggcggcggaggccACGGACACCGACACGGCGGAGGCGGCGGGCAGCTCGTCCTCCACGTTGATGATCTCCACGGTGCGCGTGGGCCCGTGGTGCTTGTGCAGCTGGTGCTGTTTGCGCAGCTTGTAGAAGGCCACCAGCATGACGGCCGCCATGAAGGTGATGGCCACGAAGCAGCCGATGATGATCTTCGTGGTCTTCATGACGTCGTCCAGGTCCTTGAGCGCGTTCTCCGTCACGTCCGTGATGGGCACCGTGAAGGGCTTGTCGGTGGGCCGCGACGAGCGCGGGGCGGGCGCGGTGGTGGAGGCTGAGGCCGGGCCGCCCGCATCCCCGGGCCGCGCCCCGCCCCAGGCGCCGTCGGTGGTGGGCCCGGGCGGCTCCTTGTCGGCTCCGCTGCCTCCCCGCGGCTGCAGCGCCTCCTCGCCGGGCTGCGTCTCCAGCGTCTCCACCGTCacggtggtgaagtaggtgtagCCCCCCGCGCCGCCACCAGCGCCTCCTCCTCCGGGCCCCGCGCCGCCGCCCGGCCCCGCCGGCTCCACCGCTGACACGTTGAGCGTGGCGGACGCGGTGGTGTTGCCCGCCGAGTTCGTCACCATGCAGGTGTACTGGCCCGTGTCCTGCACCGTGACGTTGGTGAAGTTGAGCGTGCCGTCGTGCAGCACCGAGATGCGCACGCGGTACGAGCCGTGGGTCATGAGCGTGCCGTTGGGCGTCAGCCAGTTGACCGACGTCATGGACGTGCCCGTGCGGCACTTGAGCTCGGCCGCCATGCCCTCGGTCACGTTCAGGTCGGTGGGCGGCTCGACAATGACGGGCGCGTAGCAGGTGAAGTGCGACTGGTCCAGCTCGCCGATGTAGCGGCCCTTGAGGCCGGCGGGCGCGTGGCAGCGGGCGCAGCAGGTGGTGTTGCTGGGCACCGTCTCCTTGAGCCACCAGCTGAGCCACAGCACGTCGCAGTTGCAGTGCCAGGGGTTGTGGTTGAGGTGCACCCGCTCCAGGCGGTGCAGCGGCGTGAACAGGTCGTGGGGCAGCGACATGAGGTTGTTGTGCGACAGGTTGAGCTCCTCCAGCGACTTGAGGTCGTCGAAGGCGTTGCGCTCGATGGTGGCCACCTGCGCGTGCATGAGCCAGAGCTTGCGCAGGCCGGTGAGGCCCTGGAAGGAGCCGGGCCGGATCAGGTCCAGCCGGTTGCCCGACAGCTCCAGCTCCTCCAGCCGCACGAGCGCCGTCAGGTTGGGGATGTCCTTGAGGTTGCACATGCCCAGGTTGAGGTAGCGCAGGTTGACCAGGCCCTCGAAGGCCGCCTCGGAGATGTACTCCAGCCGCTTGAGCTCGCCCAGGTCCAGGCGCCGCAGCGACGGCACGCGGTTGAAGGCGTAGGACGGGATGCTCTCGATGGGGTTGTTACGCAGCCACAGCTCCCGCAGCTTCGACAGGTACTCGAAGGCCTGCGTGGGCACCGTCGTCAGCCGGTTGTCGAACAGCTCGAGCGTGTTGAGGCTGGGCAGCCCGTTGAAGGCGCCCACCTCGATCTTACGCACCAGGTTCTTGCTCAGCTGCAAGATCTCCAGGTGCCGCAGGTGCTTGAAGGTGTCGGTCCGGATCacctggtggggaggggggaggggggagcgtcAGGGAGGAGGACGGGAGGGCGGGAGGGCGCTGGGACAGTGAGACAGCCTGCCTTTCTCGGGGGGTGGaaggaggggggcaggcagggagAAGCAGGGAGAGCCGCTTCCAGCAAGAGTCAGGGCCcgggctggaacctggggccGGGGCCCGGGGACAGGTGCCCCATCCAGCTGGGCCCACTCGGCTCTGGCTCAGCCGGcgccggggctggaacctggggccGAGAAGCCTCGGGCATCAGAGCCCCTTTGGATAAAACCACTATGCTGCCTCTCCGCCCCACACTTCATTCTTTCTCAGGCACAGGAGGGCAAGGCTGCCGCACCTCAGGGTGGAGGCTGAGGGGCAGTGCCCGACCCGGGCTGCAGACTCCTACAAGCCAGAGGTGGCTGGCCTCGTGGCCTTGTGGCATGGTAGAAGGTGAGGTGAGGGGTGTGCGTGCAAGATCTCGGAGAACtcggcagagggagagagaggctgaagCTCACGCCCCTCCTCTTAGCAGGGAACGCCAGCTGCTGGGGGCTGCAGGCAGTCAGTCaccctcctttgttttctttaaagCTTTTCATATTTACTAGCACTAggcagaggaggggtgagggggagagaggagagaaccagagcatcactgtagcaTGTGGGAGTCAGGGAACTGAACTCGGGATCTTGTGCTTTCTGGTCCAGCACCCTACtcattgtgtcacctcctggctcctatttcttcttcttcttctttttttaaaaataaatatatttttaaagatttgatttacttattcatgaagaagataggaggagagagagaaataaccagacatcactccggtacatgtgctgccggggattgaatccaggacctcatgctcgagagtcgaaggctttatccactgcgccacctcccagaccacctatttttttttcttcttaaccaacaaaattattactattatttccttCGTTCCTCcattctcctttctatctccttttttatgccaccagggttactgctggggctcagcgccagcatgatgaatccatggctcctggaggg
The DNA window shown above is from Erinaceus europaeus chromosome 2, mEriEur2.1, whole genome shotgun sequence and carries:
- the LRRC4B gene encoding leucine-rich repeat-containing protein 4B: MACARGCPCPPPPPGRMSWPHRALLFLWLFSPPLGAGGGGVALTAAAGGGSPPATSCPAACSCSNQASRVICTRRELAEVPASIPVNTRYLNLQENGIQVIRTDTFKHLRHLEILQLSKNLVRKIEVGAFNGLPSLNTLELFDNRLTTVPTQAFEYLSKLRELWLRNNPIESIPSYAFNRVPSLRRLDLGELKRLEYISEAAFEGLVNLRYLNLGMCNLKDIPNLTALVRLEELELSGNRLDLIRPGSFQGLTGLRKLWLMHAQVATIERNAFDDLKSLEELNLSHNNLMSLPHDLFTPLHRLERVHLNHNPWHCNCDVLWLSWWLKETVPSNTTCCARCHAPAGLKGRYIGELDQSHFTCYAPVIVEPPTDLNVTEGMAAELKCRTGTSMTSVNWLTPNGTLMTHGSYRVRISVLHDGTLNFTNVTVQDTGQYTCMVTNSAGNTTASATLNVSAVEPAGPGGGAGPGGGGAGGGAGGYTYFTTVTVETLETQPGEEALQPRGGSGADKEPPGPTTDGAWGGARPGDAGGPASASTTAPAPRSSRPTDKPFTVPITDVTENALKDLDDVMKTTKIIIGCFVAITFMAAVMLVAFYKLRKQHQLHKHHGPTRTVEIINVEDELPAASAVSVSVASAAAAAAAAASGSSVGGDSHLALPALERDHLNHHHYVAAAFKAHYAGAGCGAKGPGLNSIHEPLLFKSGSKENVQETQI